Proteins encoded in a region of the Acidobacteriota bacterium genome:
- a CDS encoding prolyl oligopeptidase family serine peptidase produces the protein MKTLLRYSTVGTTCALACCLLLAATSAFAQNPAPTPARPIIGSPAAAAGFQQLAKDRLASDFIQDRFYKFKEAGDLWQPYSIFVPRNYDKAKKWPLIVNLHGLNITPVQQIRFEGVAELAEKYGYIVVCPMGYSVRSFWGIPNIGRGLIEGEPGFENEKNLKLSVQELAYADTLNVFKLVKQEFNIDENRIFLMGHSMGGAGAYFYAAQHPEIWAGVAPIAGGGIDDRYAPGEKVKDLTFLVLQGEKDLIINAAASRASVAKMKELGIKHTYIEVPGADHEVWIRHNPANIAKLFDFFNGLSKATAKP, from the coding sequence ATGAAAACGCTGTTGCGGTATTCGACCGTCGGCACAACCTGTGCACTCGCCTGTTGTCTGTTGTTGGCTGCCACGAGTGCGTTCGCGCAAAATCCCGCGCCCACACCCGCACGTCCAATCATCGGTTCACCCGCCGCCGCCGCCGGCTTCCAGCAGTTGGCAAAAGACCGATTGGCCAGCGACTTCATTCAGGATCGCTTTTACAAATTCAAAGAAGCGGGCGATTTGTGGCAGCCCTATTCGATCTTTGTGCCGCGCAATTACGACAAGGCAAAGAAATGGCCGCTGATCGTCAATCTGCATGGGTTGAACATTACGCCCGTGCAACAGATTCGTTTTGAAGGTGTCGCCGAACTCGCCGAAAAATACGGCTATATTGTGGTTTGTCCGATGGGGTATTCGGTGCGTTCGTTCTGGGGCATCCCCAACATCGGGCGCGGGCTGATCGAAGGCGAGCCAGGATTTGAGAACGAGAAAAACTTAAAGCTGAGCGTGCAGGAATTGGCCTATGCCGACACGCTGAATGTGTTCAAACTGGTCAAGCAGGAGTTCAACATTGACGAGAACCGCATCTTCCTGATGGGGCATTCGATGGGCGGCGCGGGTGCGTATTTTTACGCCGCGCAGCATCCCGAAATCTGGGCGGGCGTTGCGCCCATCGCGGGCGGTGGCATAGATGACCGTTACGCGCCGGGCGAGAAAGTCAAGGACCTGACCTTTCTGGTCTTGCAAGGCGAAAAGGATTTGATCATCAATGCCGCAGCCTCGCGTGCGTCGGTGGCGAAGATGAAGGAGTTAGGCATCAAGCATACTTACATCGAAGTGCCCGGCGCGGATCACGAAGTTTGGATTCGGCACAACCCGGCGAACATCGCCAAGTTGTTCGACTTCTTCAACGGCTTGAGCAAAGCAACGGCTAAGCCCTGA
- a CDS encoding zinc-dependent alcohol dehydrogenase, whose product MQAALLREFGQPITLETLPTPEPDAGEVVIKVAACGVCHSDYHLIHGEWDLLKPITKLPLIPGHEITGTVSAVGEGVTNLQIGDRVGVPWLYYTCDECEFCRDGHETLCVKQKVTGCTVDGGFAEYLKAKASHTAKLPDNLSFAEAAPLLCAGLTVHKALRVAEAKAGQRLVVFGVGGLGHLAVQLGKAAGMEVGAVDVTDDKLQLATECGADWTVNAAAGPAHKEIKKHGGGAHIALVTAGSTAAYETALRSLRRAGTLAVVGMTPQPISVSTVALVSGEYKIVASAVGSRQDLAEVLALAGAGKLRCRIETRPLAEVNEVFAAMRAGQITGRIVLTL is encoded by the coding sequence ATGCAAGCAGCACTCTTACGCGAATTCGGTCAACCGATCACGCTTGAGACTTTGCCTACGCCGGAACCTGATGCGGGCGAAGTCGTCATCAAAGTCGCCGCCTGTGGCGTCTGTCATTCGGATTATCATCTGATACACGGCGAATGGGATTTGCTCAAGCCCATCACCAAACTGCCGCTCATCCCCGGTCACGAAATCACCGGCACTGTTTCCGCCGTTGGCGAAGGCGTCACCAACCTGCAAATCGGCGACCGCGTTGGCGTGCCCTGGCTCTATTACACCTGCGACGAATGCGAGTTTTGCCGCGACGGACACGAGACGCTGTGCGTTAAACAGAAAGTCACTGGCTGCACGGTGGATGGCGGCTTTGCCGAATACCTCAAAGCCAAAGCCAGCCACACCGCCAAGCTGCCCGACAACTTGAGCTTCGCCGAAGCCGCGCCGCTGTTGTGCGCCGGTCTCACCGTTCACAAAGCACTGCGCGTCGCTGAAGCCAAAGCCGGTCAGCGGCTCGTTGTTTTCGGCGTCGGTGGTCTCGGTCATCTGGCCGTGCAACTCGGCAAAGCGGCGGGCATGGAAGTCGGCGCGGTGGATGTCACTGATGACAAGCTGCAACTGGCGACCGAGTGCGGCGCGGATTGGACGGTCAACGCTGCGGCTGGCCCCGCGCATAAAGAAATCAAAAAACACGGCGGCGGCGCGCACATCGCGCTGGTGACTGCGGGAAGCACGGCGGCGTATGAAACGGCGCTGCGTTCGTTGCGCCGCGCGGGCACGCTGGCCGTGGTCGGAATGACGCCGCAACCCATCAGCGTCTCGACCGTGGCGCTGGTGTCGGGTGAATACAAGATCGTCGCCTCGGCGGTCGGTTCGCGCCAGGATTTGGCCGAAGTGCTGGCGCTGGCGGGCGCGGGCAAACTGCGCTGCCGCATCGAAACGCGCCCGTTGGCCGAGGTGAACGAAGTCTTTGCAGCCATGCGCGCAGGGCAGATCACGGGTCGCATCGTGCTGACGCTCTAA
- a CDS encoding CHAT domain-containing protein, which produces MTSVLEFHLQSDTSDIFNVTVYAPDAAQPLASARFEYRLDDLAQVEISRLDFNPRDPLGRLERLQAFGQKLYQKLFPAEIERLWQAQRERADLLTLRVRIHADAKRLEAVPWEALHDGTEFLAAGAKTTLTRLPLGIDPITDLPAIPLPIRMLALVSSPPDLPDVSRLNIEREQELLLEAINAPAGQGKLHVDFEDEAKLEILESSLEAGYHILHFTGHGIAPEQGGGLLLEDHDGKRLPVGVNDFVASLAKGFGTLRLAVISGCNTAQTLHTGGFRDLARALVEKKIPAVLAMQFAISDGGGLKLAEVLYPKLSAGQVLEAATHAARRALWLSEDAVLQADALALVLLTGNGGCLQAKAADAPTVNFNPTIDTGFQLGTLPQLGFKFYGRRKEYRQLRDDLLVKNHRAVIIHGIGGIGKTSLIAHAADRLYHRRRQDGPRFKGIYAFDCAGATLAPERVLLELHRYFALQDISVLERFVGQPLEPEVLAQMVAQVLAQWPLLLIFDNFETQLARTEAGFRIADEGLRRFLAALVKATVTNTKFVFTCRFLFELDERLSDVASLPLGDLSRPEAFSVMLKLPRLAKVAYAEKEAIYHTFGGHPFALVALDKCCQTSSVANALQNAKAVHTKLREHLALELNYGSLTEPARTLLNRLAAFRVAVPLEAAEWVMGETVTLSPEALQPMIAMLRQDENFPAELKDADDATLLQMLTEMLPVQRQAPDDLQQSVRELIEWGLLTPVYESDELSRLDVHSLVRAFCREKQAGTWRNRLREATGFYTNLTKRIPDEQKTPALVWSGMEAFELLMEAEDYRDASQLLLGAHELLDRWGFGRYVESQYARVLDRVERADAAVLMHNFGMLQQNRGNYEAALDYYQCSLKVLEEIGNVAGVAESQGQIGRLLTETGRCAEAFGWLLNALGAFSKLQSPNTGIVVNMLKSLRGKWDGFAAAWREATGEDVPEWLQ; this is translated from the coding sequence GTGACAAGCGTCCTCGAGTTTCATCTGCAGTCCGACACCAGCGACATTTTCAACGTCACGGTTTACGCGCCTGACGCGGCGCAGCCGTTGGCCTCGGCGCGTTTTGAATATCGCCTCGATGATTTGGCGCAAGTTGAAATCAGCCGGTTGGATTTCAACCCGCGCGATCCGCTGGGCCGCCTCGAACGTTTGCAAGCCTTCGGACAAAAGCTCTATCAAAAACTTTTCCCTGCCGAAATCGAACGGCTCTGGCAAGCACAGCGCGAGCGCGCCGATTTGCTGACCTTGCGTGTGCGCATTCACGCTGACGCCAAACGCCTGGAAGCCGTGCCGTGGGAGGCGCTGCACGACGGCACGGAATTCCTCGCCGCCGGCGCCAAAACCACGCTCACGCGCTTGCCGCTCGGCATTGATCCAATAACCGATTTGCCCGCGATTCCGTTGCCCATTCGCATGCTGGCGCTGGTTTCTTCGCCGCCGGATTTGCCCGATGTTTCGCGCCTGAACATCGAACGCGAGCAGGAATTGTTGCTCGAAGCCATCAATGCGCCCGCCGGTCAGGGCAAGCTCCACGTAGATTTCGAGGACGAAGCCAAACTGGAAATTCTGGAGTCCAGCCTCGAAGCCGGTTACCACATTCTGCATTTCACCGGCCACGGCATCGCGCCCGAACAGGGCGGCGGTTTGTTGTTGGAAGATCACGACGGCAAGCGGCTGCCCGTTGGCGTCAACGATTTCGTCGCGTCGCTGGCAAAAGGTTTCGGCACGTTGCGGCTGGCGGTGATTTCGGGTTGCAACACGGCGCAGACGCTGCACACCGGCGGTTTCCGCGATCTGGCGCGGGCGCTGGTCGAAAAGAAAATTCCCGCCGTGCTGGCGATGCAGTTTGCGATTTCGGATGGCGGGGGTTTGAAGCTGGCCGAAGTGCTCTATCCCAAACTCAGCGCCGGGCAAGTGCTCGAAGCGGCAACCCACGCCGCGCGCCGGGCGTTGTGGCTGAGCGAGGATGCGGTCTTGCAAGCCGATGCGCTGGCGCTGGTGTTGCTGACGGGCAACGGCGGTTGTTTGCAAGCCAAAGCGGCAGACGCACCCACCGTCAATTTCAATCCCACCATAGACACGGGCTTTCAACTCGGCACCTTGCCGCAACTCGGCTTCAAGTTTTACGGACGCCGCAAAGAGTACCGGCAATTGCGCGATGATTTGCTGGTCAAAAACCATCGCGCCGTCATCATTCACGGCATCGGCGGCATCGGCAAAACTTCGCTGATCGCGCACGCGGCAGATCGTTTGTACCATCGCCGCCGGCAGGATGGCCCGCGTTTCAAAGGCATCTATGCATTCGATTGTGCGGGCGCCACGCTCGCGCCTGAGCGTGTGTTGTTGGAATTGCACCGGTACTTTGCGTTGCAAGACATCAGCGTGCTCGAACGATTCGTCGGGCAGCCGTTAGAGCCGGAGGTGCTGGCGCAGATGGTGGCGCAGGTGTTGGCGCAATGGCCGTTGCTGTTGATCTTCGATAATTTCGAGACGCAGCTTGCGCGCACTGAAGCGGGCTTTCGCATTGCGGACGAAGGCTTGCGGCGCTTTCTGGCCGCGCTGGTCAAGGCGACGGTGACGAACACGAAGTTTGTCTTCACCTGCCGCTTTCTATTCGAGTTGGATGAGCGTCTCAGCGATGTCGCGTCGTTGCCGCTCGGCGATCTGAGCCGTCCCGAAGCCTTTTCGGTGATGCTGAAATTGCCGCGCCTGGCGAAGGTCGCCTACGCCGAGAAAGAAGCGATTTACCACACCTTCGGCGGGCATCCCTTCGCGTTGGTGGCGCTCGATAAGTGTTGCCAGACCTCCTCCGTCGCCAACGCCTTGCAGAACGCCAAAGCCGTGCACACCAAATTGCGCGAGCATCTGGCGCTGGAATTGAATTACGGAAGTTTGACCGAACCAGCGCGCACATTGCTGAATCGGCTGGCGGCGTTTCGCGTGGCCGTGCCGCTGGAAGCTGCCGAATGGGTGATGGGCGAAACAGTGACACTGTCGCCGGAAGCATTGCAGCCAATGATTGCAATGCTGCGGCAGGATGAAAACTTTCCGGCTGAATTGAAAGACGCCGATGATGCGACGCTGCTGCAAATGCTGACGGAGATGTTGCCCGTCCAACGGCAAGCGCCGGACGATTTGCAACAGTCGGTGCGCGAACTGATCGAATGGGGCTTGCTGACGCCGGTGTATGAAAGCGATGAATTGAGCCGTCTGGATGTTCACAGCCTGGTGCGCGCTTTCTGCCGCGAGAAACAAGCCGGCACGTGGCGCAACCGCTTGCGCGAGGCCACCGGCTTTTACACCAACCTGACAAAGCGGATTCCCGATGAGCAAAAGACGCCTGCGCTGGTGTGGAGCGGGATGGAAGCGTTCGAGTTGCTGATGGAAGCGGAAGATTACCGCGATGCCTCTCAGCTTCTGCTCGGCGCGCACGAACTGCTCGATCGCTGGGGCTTTGGCCGGTACGTCGAAAGCCAATATGCCCGCGTGCTGGATCGAGTTGAACGCGCCGATGCAGCAGTACTGATGCACAATTTCGGTATGCTACAGCAAAATCGGGGGAACTACGAGGCGGCGCTCGACTACTATCAATGCTCGCTCAAAGTTCTGGAAGAGATCGGCAACGTGGCGGGCGTGGCGGAATCGCAAGGGCAGATCGGACGGTTGCTCACGGAAACCGGGCGTTGTGCCGAAGCGTTTGGGTGGTTGCTGAATGCGCTCGGCGCCTTCAGCAAACTGCAATCGCCGAATACGGGAATCGTGGTGAATATGCTGAAAAGCTTGCGCGGCAAATGGGACGGCTTCGCTGCGGCGTGGCGTGAGGCTACGGGCGAGGATGTGCCGGAGTGGTTGCAATGA